The Urbifossiella limnaea genome has a window encoding:
- a CDS encoding efflux RND transporter periplasmic adaptor subunit: protein MPAPRLSPLLGLALAAVVGCAKPPELQPPEPPTVTVVHPAERDAAPYKEFTGRIEPKDPVRVVPQVTGVLLSRDFTEGKAVEKNKTVMYRIDPVLFQADLDTAVASLAKAEADIIKAKADAALAKVQYDRELDVFSKGGGSASSKDEKEAMYAVTRAQLKVAESSKQSALAAQAKAQKNLDYCTILAPASGVARLSKVQKGDAVAAYQSLMVEIVPTHPVYATWEVDESTSLWYREQILDKKAIPDPRETPLEVTIAQKDETVFKRSGALTYVDAELVRGTGTRTLRAEFANADKRLTPGDSVRVRMMAGAAGKALMIPENTVVAQDRQRVVYVLTDQDEVAIRPVDLGQADAGWVVVRGGVTAADRVVTSNILRLRPGVKVKVQQ from the coding sequence ATGCCCGCCCCCCGGCTCTCTCCCCTCCTGGGTCTGGCCCTCGCCGCGGTCGTCGGCTGCGCGAAGCCGCCCGAACTCCAGCCGCCCGAGCCGCCGACGGTCACCGTCGTGCATCCCGCCGAGCGCGACGCCGCCCCGTACAAGGAGTTCACCGGCCGGATCGAGCCGAAGGACCCCGTCCGCGTCGTGCCGCAGGTCACCGGCGTGCTGCTGAGCCGCGACTTCACCGAGGGGAAGGCGGTCGAGAAGAACAAGACCGTGATGTACCGGATCGACCCGGTGCTGTTCCAGGCCGACCTCGACACGGCCGTCGCCAGCCTGGCCAAGGCCGAGGCCGACATCATCAAGGCCAAGGCCGACGCGGCCCTGGCGAAAGTGCAGTACGACCGCGAGCTCGACGTCTTCAGCAAGGGCGGCGGCAGCGCCTCCTCCAAGGACGAGAAGGAGGCCATGTACGCGGTCACCAGGGCCCAGTTGAAGGTCGCCGAGTCCAGCAAGCAGTCGGCCCTGGCGGCGCAGGCGAAGGCGCAGAAGAACCTCGACTACTGCACCATCCTCGCCCCCGCGTCCGGCGTCGCCCGGCTGTCCAAGGTGCAGAAGGGCGACGCCGTCGCGGCGTACCAGTCGCTCATGGTCGAGATCGTGCCGACCCACCCGGTGTACGCCACCTGGGAGGTCGACGAGAGCACGTCGCTGTGGTACCGGGAACAAATCCTCGACAAGAAGGCGATTCCCGACCCGAGGGAGACGCCGCTCGAGGTGACGATCGCGCAGAAGGACGAAACCGTGTTCAAGCGGTCGGGCGCGCTCACGTACGTGGACGCCGAGCTCGTCCGCGGCACCGGCACGCGGACGTTGCGGGCCGAGTTCGCCAACGCCGACAAGCGCCTCACCCCCGGCGACTCGGTGCGGGTGCGGATGATGGCCGGGGCCGCCGGCAAGGCGCTGATGATCCCGGAGAACACGGTGGTGGCGCAGGACCGGCAGCGGGTGGTGTACGTGCTGACCGACCAGGACGAGGTGGCGATTCGGCCGGTCGACCTGGGGCAGGCCGACGCCGGCTGGGTGGTGGTGCGCGGCGGGGTGACGGCGGCCGACCGCGTGGTCACGTCGAACATCCTGCGGCTGCGGCCGGGGGTGAAGGTGAAGGTGCAGCAGTAG
- a CDS encoding DUF6677 family protein, translating into MASAPTDPPAAPADTGAAALPVVAPPPPVVSPAPEPVRLDFLAAGLSYLIPGLGQVYQGRLGKGLLFFGGLYVLFFYGMAMGQWKNVWLPDVTNAPPLVLAGMQLKGTASAVWYRPQFAAQFWIGAAAWPAVVQYAAYDPEKKEGPLFGTFQRAPTEDELNDLQRNGNKRWDLGWVYTVIAGVLNLLVIYDALAGPMFRDPPGKDEEVKG; encoded by the coding sequence ATGGCTTCCGCCCCGACCGACCCCCCCGCCGCGCCCGCCGACACCGGCGCGGCCGCGCTCCCGGTCGTGGCCCCGCCGCCGCCCGTCGTCAGCCCCGCCCCCGAACCGGTCCGCCTCGACTTCCTCGCCGCCGGGCTGAGCTACCTCATTCCCGGCCTCGGGCAGGTGTATCAGGGCCGGCTCGGCAAGGGGCTGCTGTTCTTCGGCGGGCTGTACGTCCTGTTCTTCTACGGCATGGCGATGGGGCAGTGGAAGAACGTCTGGCTGCCGGACGTCACCAACGCCCCGCCGCTCGTGTTGGCCGGAATGCAGCTGAAGGGCACGGCCAGCGCGGTGTGGTACCGGCCGCAGTTCGCCGCCCAGTTCTGGATCGGCGCCGCGGCGTGGCCGGCCGTCGTGCAGTACGCCGCGTACGACCCGGAGAAGAAGGAAGGCCCGCTGTTCGGCACCTTCCAGCGGGCGCCGACCGAGGACGAACTGAACGACCTCCAGCGGAACGGCAACAAGCGGTGGGACCTGGGCTGGGTGTACACCGTGATCGCCGGCGTGCTGAACCTGCTGGTGATCTACGACGCGCTCGCCGGCCCGATGTTCCGCGACCCGCCTGGGAAGGATGAGGAGGTGAAGGGGTGA
- a CDS encoding putative sugar nucleotidyl transferase: MRICIYDDRRAADLGPLTATRPASDLLCGLTTLADKQTRYFRAESVGYLVRPELAPLLKARDPNTPVNDPGWLRAAPTVLVNSRWVAPPPPFPGPVYRDLFSGGTVVGICGAEVAFASVGTQPLQAASPATIDDCVADWSQALPGVEVGGHVVRRPWELVDLNAAQIAADFAACEPSATGFHPAGFALVGPADRLFLHPTARIDPMVVADTTGGPVWIGPGALVTAFTRLEGPCVVGAHSQLFGAKLKAGTTLGPHCRVGGEVESSIVLGYANKYHDGFLGHSYVGEWVNLAAATGTADLRCDYRPVTVKLNGEVIDTGRLKVGSIFGDHARTGLGVLLDAGTVVGPFAAVLPSGRLAPRCIPGFARTGPDGTVAMDVDGLFAAAERAMKRRGKELTAELRAAYAAAAGRVAEEPGTLPLRRAA; this comes from the coding sequence ATGCGCATCTGTATCTACGACGACCGACGCGCCGCCGACCTCGGCCCGCTCACCGCCACCCGGCCGGCGTCGGACCTCTTGTGCGGCCTGACCACGCTCGCCGACAAGCAAACCCGGTACTTCCGCGCCGAGAGCGTCGGCTACCTCGTCCGCCCCGAACTGGCCCCGCTGCTGAAGGCCCGCGACCCGAACACGCCGGTCAACGACCCGGGCTGGCTGCGCGCCGCGCCGACGGTACTGGTGAACTCGCGCTGGGTGGCGCCGCCGCCGCCGTTCCCCGGCCCCGTCTACCGCGACCTGTTCAGTGGCGGCACCGTCGTCGGCATTTGCGGCGCCGAAGTGGCGTTCGCGTCCGTGGGCACGCAGCCGCTGCAAGCCGCCAGCCCCGCCACCATCGACGACTGCGTCGCCGACTGGAGCCAGGCACTGCCCGGCGTGGAAGTCGGCGGTCACGTCGTTCGGCGGCCGTGGGAACTCGTGGACCTGAACGCGGCCCAGATCGCCGCCGACTTCGCCGCGTGCGAGCCGTCCGCGACCGGCTTCCACCCCGCCGGCTTCGCCCTGGTCGGCCCCGCCGACCGGCTGTTCCTGCACCCCACCGCCCGCATCGACCCGATGGTCGTGGCCGACACCACCGGCGGCCCGGTGTGGATCGGCCCGGGGGCGCTGGTGACGGCGTTCACACGGCTGGAAGGGCCGTGCGTGGTGGGGGCGCACTCGCAGCTGTTCGGCGCGAAGCTGAAGGCCGGCACGACGCTCGGGCCGCACTGCCGCGTCGGCGGCGAGGTCGAGTCGAGCATCGTGCTCGGCTACGCGAACAAGTACCACGACGGCTTCCTGGGCCACAGTTACGTCGGCGAGTGGGTGAACCTCGCCGCCGCGACCGGCACCGCCGACCTGCGCTGCGACTACCGGCCGGTGACGGTGAAGCTGAACGGCGAGGTGATCGACACGGGCCGGCTGAAGGTCGGGAGCATCTTCGGCGACCACGCCCGCACCGGCCTGGGTGTGCTGCTCGACGCCGGCACCGTGGTCGGCCCGTTCGCGGCGGTGCTGCCGTCGGGACGGCTGGCCCCGCGGTGCATTCCGGGGTTCGCCCGCACCGGCCCGGACGGCACCGTGGCGATGGACGTGGACGGCCTGTTCGCCGCGGCCGAGCGGGCGATGAAGCGGCGCGGCAAGGAACTGACGGCGGAACTGCGGGCGGCGTACGCGGCGGCCGCGGGGCGGGTGGCGGAGGAGCCGGGGACGCTGCCGCTGCGCCGGGCGGCGTAG
- a CDS encoding YkgJ family cysteine cluster protein translates to MALLVRSLPVAQNWDCRGCAACCRSYSIPVSADERKRIEAQNWDLGTSLFDARGTTLNHRPDGACVFLGDDDRCRIHAKFGAAAKPLACRVYPFLLVPAGDHWRVGLRYACPSAAANDGRPLDQHLAEVREYAAQLEENEPAARTQPPPPLRAGTVVPWDDVLRIAGVVAKMLGEADVPMERRWRNVLTLAALADGLKFDGKKPVTGGRLSELFHVLSETAADETPPADQVSRPGRAGRLVFRQVLAVYARKDHGAERGTAQRSALGRVAAAVRFARGSGVVPKLHAALPTVPFAAGEEPFGPLPDESAALLTRYFRLKVQSLQFCGPTNFGVPFWEGLRSLALTFPVAMWLARVFAAGGEAKPAAVLRAVRVTDDNFGFNRLLGMGRQKFALRLLAARDDLPRLTAWYGQ, encoded by the coding sequence ATGGCGCTCCTCGTCCGGTCACTCCCCGTCGCTCAGAACTGGGACTGCCGCGGCTGCGCCGCCTGCTGCCGGTCGTACAGTATCCCCGTGAGCGCCGACGAGCGGAAGCGGATCGAGGCCCAGAACTGGGACCTCGGCACCTCACTGTTCGATGCCCGCGGCACCACACTGAACCACCGCCCCGACGGCGCCTGCGTTTTCCTCGGCGACGACGACCGCTGCCGCATCCACGCGAAGTTCGGCGCCGCCGCGAAGCCGCTGGCGTGCCGCGTGTACCCGTTCCTGCTCGTCCCCGCCGGCGACCACTGGCGCGTCGGCCTCCGCTACGCCTGCCCGAGCGCCGCCGCGAACGACGGCCGGCCGCTCGACCAGCACCTCGCCGAAGTCCGCGAGTACGCCGCGCAGCTGGAGGAGAACGAGCCCGCCGCGAGGACGCAGCCCCCGCCGCCGCTCCGCGCCGGCACCGTCGTGCCGTGGGACGACGTGCTCCGCATCGCCGGCGTGGTGGCCAAAATGCTCGGCGAAGCCGACGTGCCGATGGAGCGCCGCTGGCGGAACGTCCTGACGCTGGCGGCGCTCGCCGACGGACTCAAGTTCGACGGCAAGAAGCCGGTGACGGGCGGCCGCCTGAGCGAGCTGTTTCACGTGCTGTCGGAGACGGCCGCGGACGAGACACCGCCGGCGGATCAGGTGTCGCGGCCGGGTCGGGCCGGGCGTTTGGTGTTCCGGCAGGTGCTGGCGGTGTACGCCCGCAAGGACCACGGCGCCGAGCGCGGTACGGCCCAACGCTCGGCCCTCGGCCGCGTCGCGGCGGCGGTCCGCTTCGCCCGCGGTTCGGGCGTGGTGCCGAAACTTCACGCCGCACTTCCAACGGTGCCCTTCGCGGCGGGCGAGGAACCGTTCGGCCCGCTTCCCGACGAAAGCGCCGCACTGTTAACCCGGTATTTCCGCCTGAAGGTCCAGTCGCTTCAGTTTTGCGGACCGACCAACTTCGGCGTACCATTCTGGGAGGGGCTGCGCTCGCTGGCGCTGACGTTCCCGGTGGCGATGTGGCTGGCCCGGGTGTTCGCGGCCGGCGGGGAGGCGAAGCCGGCCGCGGTGCTCCGGGCGGTGCGGGTGACGGACGACAACTTCGGCTTCAACCGGCTGCTGGGGATGGGCCGGCAGAAGTTCGCGCTGCGGTTGCTGGCGGCCCGGGACGACCTCCCGCGGCTGACGGCGTGGTACGGGCAGTGA
- a CDS encoding MBL fold metallo-hydrolase, with translation METWFEGIALLGRVAWVGTGCWLLANGDEAAVLELPPSVWGGPDPVRLAAQAAAEKGLNVKYLLCTHAHLDHFSRPTLRRMRATFPDAEAVLQAGFRGVVDDPLGVRFFDRAEVLDLGGEPLFLMHAPKHSRTDTLVIFRGAVCTGDWELGTRRTVHDWNPLWRVPVETRVESCERMMKFPRERNYDVHRVYSVHGTERRENVDFPALMAQTREDRQLW, from the coding sequence GTGGAGACCTGGTTCGAAGGGATCGCACTACTCGGCCGGGTGGCCTGGGTCGGCACCGGCTGCTGGCTGCTGGCCAACGGCGACGAGGCCGCGGTGCTGGAGTTGCCGCCGTCGGTGTGGGGCGGCCCGGACCCCGTGCGGCTGGCGGCGCAGGCCGCGGCCGAGAAGGGGTTGAACGTCAAATATCTGCTCTGCACCCACGCCCACCTCGACCACTTCAGCCGGCCGACGCTGCGCCGCATGCGCGCCACGTTCCCCGACGCCGAGGCGGTGCTGCAAGCGGGCTTCCGCGGCGTCGTGGACGACCCGTTGGGGGTGCGCTTCTTCGACCGCGCCGAGGTGCTCGACCTGGGCGGCGAGCCGCTGTTCCTGATGCACGCCCCGAAGCACAGCCGCACCGACACGCTGGTGATCTTCCGCGGCGCCGTCTGCACCGGCGACTGGGAGCTGGGCACGCGCCGCACGGTCCACGACTGGAACCCGTTGTGGCGGGTGCCGGTGGAGACGCGGGTGGAGTCGTGCGAGCGGATGATGAAGTTCCCGCGGGAGCGGAACTACGACGTGCACCGGGTCTACTCGGTCCACGGCACCGAGCGCCGCGAGAACGTGGACTTCCCCGCGCTGATGGCCCAGACCCGCGAGGACCGGCAGCTGTGGTGA
- a CDS encoding tyrosine-protein phosphatase: MDAPRFPRRRLLRLAGAAAGLALAAEAGRVVVWTNRHAVVPGRVYRSAQLSPAGLTDEIAEHGIRTVVNLRGTCPDVPWYLAEARATVATDVNLEDVSLSAKRLPSPSEIRRLVEILDRTEYPILLHCQQGADRTGLAAAAVLLLHSDATLGQARRQLWPRYGHVNAGRTAAIDRFFDFYEAWLAARNEPHSRERFRQWATAEYCPGPYRARLTLIDPAPAYPAARGVPLHVRCENTAIEPWVFRPGSAGGVQLRYSVYTPTGTKLYVGHAGRLAATVAPGESITLVAGLPPLREPGRYVFHADLVDTQVIDLHDADFVQYGSEPLVADVTVK, from the coding sequence ATGGACGCGCCCCGGTTCCCCCGCCGCCGCCTGCTCCGCCTCGCCGGGGCCGCCGCAGGTCTCGCGCTCGCCGCCGAGGCCGGCCGCGTCGTCGTCTGGACCAACCGCCACGCCGTCGTGCCCGGCCGCGTCTACCGGTCGGCGCAGCTATCGCCGGCGGGCCTGACCGACGAGATCGCCGAGCACGGCATCCGCACCGTAGTGAACCTCCGCGGCACCTGCCCGGACGTGCCGTGGTACCTGGCCGAAGCCCGCGCTACCGTCGCTACGGACGTGAACCTCGAAGACGTGTCGCTGTCGGCGAAGCGGCTTCCGTCGCCGTCCGAGATTCGCCGGCTGGTCGAAATCCTGGACCGCACCGAGTACCCGATTCTGCTCCACTGCCAGCAGGGCGCCGACCGCACCGGCCTCGCGGCGGCCGCGGTGCTCTTGCTCCATTCCGACGCGACTCTGGGCCAAGCCCGCCGGCAGCTGTGGCCGCGCTACGGGCACGTCAACGCCGGCCGCACCGCCGCCATCGACCGCTTCTTCGACTTCTACGAGGCGTGGCTCGCGGCGCGGAACGAGCCGCATTCGCGCGAGCGATTTCGCCAGTGGGCGACGGCCGAGTACTGCCCCGGCCCGTACCGCGCCCGGCTGACGCTGATCGACCCTGCCCCCGCCTACCCCGCCGCTCGCGGCGTTCCATTGCACGTCCGCTGCGAGAACACGGCGATCGAGCCGTGGGTGTTCCGCCCCGGCTCGGCCGGCGGCGTGCAGCTGCGCTACTCCGTGTACACGCCGACGGGCACGAAGCTGTACGTCGGCCACGCCGGCCGCCTGGCCGCGACTGTTGCCCCCGGCGAGAGCATCACGCTGGTTGCCGGCCTGCCGCCGCTGCGGGAGCCGGGCCGGTACGTGTTCCACGCCGACCTCGTGGACACGCAGGTGATCGACCTGCACGACGCCGACTTCGTCCAGTACGGCTCTGAGCCGCTGGTCGCCGACGTGACCGTGAAGTGA
- a CDS encoding glycosyltransferase family 2 protein: protein MLSVVIPVKDERDNVRPVADRVREALRDAGPWELVFVDDGSTDGTFAALESVAAVDSRIKVVRLRRNFGQSAATQAGLDAATGDVVATLDGDLQNDPADIPRMMAKLDEGFDAVLGLREKRQDKLLVRKVPSLVANRVIRRVLGIPFKDFGCALRVMRRDVADGLELYGEMHRFITALILQQGARVTQVPVTHHPRTAGQSKYNLTRTVRVVLDLMTVKFLGSYQTRPMHVFGSLGLGCIALGFLSAVTSVVMKYTTGPGMTANPLFLIGAVAALTGVQFLSLGLVGEVLTRVYFESQGKRHYTVRERRNLDAGPAPLRRAA, encoded by the coding sequence ATGCTGTCCGTCGTGATCCCGGTGAAGGACGAGCGCGACAACGTCCGCCCGGTGGCCGACCGGGTGCGGGAGGCGCTGCGCGACGCCGGCCCGTGGGAACTCGTGTTCGTGGACGACGGCAGCACCGACGGCACGTTCGCGGCGCTGGAATCCGTCGCGGCGGTAGATTCCCGCATCAAGGTGGTGCGGCTGCGGCGGAACTTCGGCCAGAGCGCCGCCACCCAGGCCGGGCTCGACGCCGCCACCGGCGACGTGGTCGCCACCCTCGACGGCGACCTGCAGAACGACCCCGCCGACATCCCGCGCATGATGGCAAAGCTCGACGAGGGCTTCGACGCCGTCCTCGGCCTGCGCGAGAAGCGGCAGGACAAACTGCTCGTGCGGAAGGTGCCGAGCCTGGTCGCCAACCGCGTCATCCGCCGGGTGCTGGGCATCCCGTTCAAGGACTTCGGCTGTGCCCTCCGCGTCATGCGCCGCGACGTGGCTGATGGCCTGGAGCTGTACGGCGAGATGCACCGATTCATCACCGCGCTCATCCTCCAACAGGGCGCCCGCGTCACGCAGGTACCGGTGACGCATCACCCGCGCACGGCCGGGCAGTCGAAGTACAACCTGACGCGGACCGTGCGCGTCGTGCTCGACCTGATGACGGTCAAGTTCCTCGGCAGTTACCAGACGCGGCCGATGCACGTGTTCGGCAGCCTCGGCCTCGGCTGCATCGCGCTCGGCTTCCTGTCGGCGGTCACGTCGGTGGTGATGAAGTACACGACCGGCCCCGGCATGACGGCGAACCCGCTGTTCCTCATCGGCGCGGTGGCGGCGCTGACGGGCGTGCAATTCCTGTCGCTGGGGCTGGTCGGCGAGGTGCTGACGCGGGTGTACTTCGAGAGTCAGGGGAAGCGGCACTACACCGTCCGCGAGCGCCGCAACCTGGACGCCGGCCCCGCCCCGCTCCGCCGCGCCGCCTAA
- the solA gene encoding N-methyl-L-tryptophan oxidase gives MATTCDVIVIGVGGMGSAACFELSRRGAGVVGLEQFPLAHSRGSSHGRTRIIRTAYYEHPDYVPLLRRAWERWYELEQLTGRHLLTGCPCLMVGPESGEVVTGVRAAAREHDLAVESLTAAEVNRRFPFRFPDDYAGVLEHAAGFLAVEDCVRAHADAARHFGADLRAEEAVRSWAARGDGVEVVTDRDTYHAARLVVTAGAWATQLLADLGVPLTVMRQVMTWFRTDSAAVRRDRFPIFLADVPGGAFYGLPAIDADGVKVARHYGAPELRDPTEMNWQTTPADFEPVDGFLRAYSTLPPFEPSRAEACLYTLTPDRHFVIDTHLHYPQVSVACGFSGHGFKFAPVVGEVLADLALTGRTPHPIGRFAARGR, from the coding sequence ATGGCGACGACCTGCGACGTGATCGTGATCGGCGTCGGCGGCATGGGCTCGGCGGCGTGCTTCGAGCTGTCCCGCCGCGGCGCGGGTGTTGTCGGCCTCGAACAGTTCCCGCTCGCGCACAGCCGCGGCAGCTCCCACGGCCGCACCCGCATCATCCGCACCGCGTACTACGAGCACCCCGACTACGTGCCGCTGCTCCGCCGCGCCTGGGAGCGGTGGTACGAACTCGAACAACTCACCGGCCGGCACCTGCTCACCGGGTGCCCGTGTTTGATGGTCGGCCCCGAGTCCGGCGAGGTGGTGACCGGCGTGCGCGCGGCGGCGCGCGAGCATGATCTTGCGGTCGAGAGCCTGACCGCGGCCGAGGTGAACCGCCGCTTCCCCTTCCGCTTCCCCGACGACTACGCCGGCGTGCTCGAACACGCGGCCGGCTTCCTGGCCGTCGAGGACTGCGTGCGGGCGCACGCCGACGCGGCGCGGCACTTCGGTGCCGACCTGCGGGCGGAAGAAGCCGTGCGGTCGTGGGCGGCCCGCGGCGACGGCGTCGAGGTGGTAACCGACCGCGACACGTACCACGCCGCCCGGTTGGTCGTGACCGCCGGCGCGTGGGCGACGCAGTTGCTGGCCGACCTCGGCGTGCCGCTGACGGTGATGCGCCAAGTGATGACGTGGTTCCGTACCGACTCGGCGGCAGTGCGGCGCGACCGCTTCCCCATCTTCCTCGCCGACGTGCCCGGCGGCGCGTTCTACGGCCTGCCGGCGATCGACGCCGACGGCGTAAAGGTCGCCCGCCACTACGGCGCCCCCGAGCTACGCGACCCGACCGAGATGAACTGGCAGACGACCCCCGCCGACTTCGAGCCGGTCGACGGCTTCCTGCGGGCGTACAGCACGCTGCCGCCGTTCGAGCCGAGCCGCGCCGAGGCGTGCCTGTACACGCTGACGCCGGACCGGCACTTCGTCATCGACACGCACCTGCACTACCCGCAGGTGTCGGTGGCGTGCGGGTTCTCGGGGCACGGGTTCAAGTTCGCCCCCGTCGTCGGCGAGGTGCTGGCCGACCTGGCGCTCACGGGCCGCACGCCGCACCCGATCGGCCGGTTCGCGGCCCGCGGCCGGTGA
- a CDS encoding IS630 family transposase yields the protein MIRVHLTVATQSELQALRRDPLPPRVRDRLEMVLLSDAGWSPPRIARHLGCDPQTARAVIHGFNARGVPALYPGKPGPAPNYARRDQVAARLTDRLGQDRTWTAAQLADALRPNGIRLRARQVRRYLARLRAGYRRTASTLEHKQNRPKVARAAAVLGGLQRKAREGRLVLDYLDQCGFAPSLPGGYSWCLPGQRKRVRYEYPQGRRVNVLATYEPLGPAPRLDAVPFERTLTSDDLVAYLRGRPAVGRPRVVVLDNAPIHTSKVVKAARPELAKSGVYLYYLPAYSPELNRIEAVFKQVKHHEIPTRSYATRSDLRAAVEQGFNSYAQKLRPEPGKQLRPAA from the coding sequence ATGATCCGCGTTCACCTCACCGTTGCGACGCAGTCCGAGTTGCAGGCTCTCCGGCGGGACCCCCTCCCGCCCCGGGTACGGGATCGGCTGGAGATGGTCCTGCTGTCCGACGCCGGGTGGTCCCCGCCCCGGATCGCCCGGCACCTCGGGTGTGACCCGCAGACCGCCCGGGCCGTGATCCACGGGTTCAACGCCCGGGGGGTGCCGGCCCTCTACCCCGGCAAGCCCGGGCCGGCCCCCAACTACGCCCGCCGGGATCAGGTGGCCGCCCGGCTGACCGACCGGCTCGGCCAGGACCGGACGTGGACGGCGGCCCAACTGGCCGACGCCCTCCGCCCCAACGGGATCCGGCTCCGTGCCCGTCAGGTCCGTCGGTACCTCGCCCGACTGCGGGCCGGGTACCGGCGGACGGCCTCGACCCTGGAGCACAAGCAGAACCGGCCCAAGGTCGCCCGGGCGGCGGCCGTCCTGGGCGGCCTGCAGCGGAAGGCCCGGGAGGGCCGGCTGGTCCTGGACTATCTCGACCAGTGCGGGTTCGCCCCGTCGCTGCCCGGTGGGTACTCGTGGTGCCTGCCGGGCCAGCGGAAGCGGGTCCGGTACGAGTACCCCCAGGGTCGGCGGGTCAACGTCCTGGCCACCTACGAGCCGCTCGGCCCGGCCCCCCGCTTGGATGCCGTGCCGTTCGAGCGGACGCTCACGTCGGACGACCTCGTGGCCTACCTGCGGGGGAGGCCCGCGGTCGGGCGACCCCGGGTGGTGGTTCTGGACAACGCCCCGATCCACACCAGCAAGGTGGTCAAGGCCGCCCGGCCCGAGCTGGCGAAGTCGGGGGTCTACCTGTACTACCTGCCGGCGTACAGCCCCGAGTTGAACCGGATCGAGGCCGTGTTCAAGCAGGTCAAGCACCACGAGATCCCGACCCGCAGTTACGCCACCCGGTCCGATCTGCGGGCGGCCGTCGAGCAGGGCTTCAACTCCTATGCCCAAAAGCTCCGCCCAGAACCTGGGAAACAACTACGGCCGGCTGCTTAG